A stretch of Streptococcus sp. oral taxon 061 DNA encodes these proteins:
- a CDS encoding phosphohydrolase, with translation MKMEIAKTYLVKKDIFGLKKDELWTLVDKGYQAYFGEHNFVFVNDEKVKVFAVLQDSSEEDMQIYHHLDDYLEEVAHENF, from the coding sequence ATGAAAATGGAAATCGCTAAAACCTATCTTGTAAAAAAAGATATTTTTGGTTTAAAAAAAGATGAACTTTGGACCTTAGTTGACAAGGGTTATCAGGCTTATTTTGGTGAACATAATTTCGTATTTGTCAATGATGAGAAAGTGAAGGTATTTGCAGTTTTACAAGATAGTTCAGAAGAAGATATGCAAATTTACCATCATCTGGATGACTATCTTGAAGAAGTCGCTCACGAAAATTTCTAA
- a CDS encoding DUF5960 family protein, with the protein MNQLKFQRNQLQMDYYSESYQDFECDFYRYSNMNIPLTFLTDDILKTMATSRKNYFVLNKEKSRDNRDHFFIFEVSTVDENPLIYHYTYKKTTIYLAEK; encoded by the coding sequence ATGAATCAGCTTAAGTTTCAGCGTAACCAACTGCAAATGGACTACTACAGCGAGAGCTACCAAGATTTTGAATGTGACTTCTACCGCTATTCCAACATGAATATTCCATTGACCTTCCTAACTGATGATATCCTAAAAACAATGGCGACTTCACGTAAGAATTACTTTGTCCTCAATAAGGAAAAGTCCAGAGATAACCGCGATCACTTCTTCATATTTGAAGTAAGTACCGTAGATGAGAATCCGCTAATCTATCATTATACATATAAGAAAACTACAATATATTTAGCAGAAAAATAG
- a CDS encoding SMI1/KNR4 family protein produces the protein MCNVDLEKHLDRIGIAYETSAFTDGIRPESEEDIKKFEANYASIPAEYRWLLLNLGGCYLVEPWIFNLKELEENYTYFEKAYEEYMSECENGPVFPIGGLGDGSIVFIDLKSGKVRGYNNDYVDLEEIAENFSELVLDLVEQVESFS, from the coding sequence ATGTGTAATGTTGATTTGGAAAAACACCTTGATAGAATTGGGATAGCTTATGAAACGAGTGCCTTTACAGACGGTATTCGACCTGAGTCAGAGGAGGATATAAAAAAGTTTGAAGCAAATTATGCCTCCATACCAGCAGAGTACCGCTGGCTGCTACTTAACCTAGGTGGTTGCTATTTGGTAGAACCATGGATTTTTAACTTGAAGGAGTTGGAGGAAAATTATACATACTTTGAAAAGGCATACGAGGAGTATATGAGTGAATGTGAAAACGGCCCAGTGTTTCCTATCGGAGGTTTAGGTGATGGAAGCATCGTATTTATAGACCTGAAAAGCGGTAAGGTTCGTGGATATAACAATGACTATGTTGACCTTGAGGAAATTGCGGAGAACTTTTCGGAACTTGTTTTAGATTTAGTAGAACAGGTAGAAAGCTTTTCTTGA
- the msr(D) gene encoding ABC-F type ribosomal protection protein Msr(D): MELILKAKDIRVEFKGRDVLDINELEVYDYDRIGLVGANGAGKSTLLRVLLGELTPPGCKMNRLGELAYIPQLDEVTLQEEKDFALVGKLGVEQLNIQTMSGGEETRLKIAQALSAQVHGILADEPTSHLDREGIDFLIGQLKYFTGALLVISHDRYFLDEIVDKIWELKDGKITEYWGNYSDYLRQKEEERKSQAAEYEQFIAERARLERAAEEKRKQARKIEQKAKGSSKKKSTEDGGRLAHQKSIGSKEKKMYNAAKTLEHRIAALGKVEAPEGIRRIRFRQSKALELHNPYPIVGAEINKVFGDKALFENASFQIPLGAKVALTGGNGIGKTTLIQMILNHEEGISISPKAKIGYFAQNGYKYNSNQNVMEFMQKDCDYNISEIRSVLASMGFKQNDIGKSLSVLSGGEIIKLLLAKMLMGRYNILIMDEPSNFLDIPSLEALEILMKEYTGTIVFITHDKRLLENVADVVYEIRDKKINLKH; encoded by the coding sequence ATGGAATTAATATTAAAAGCAAAAGACATTCGTGTGGAATTCAAAGGACGCGATGTTTTAGATATAAATGAATTAGAAGTATATGATTATGACCGTATTGGTTTAGTAGGAGCAAATGGTGCTGGAAAAAGCACTTTACTCAGGGTACTTTTAGGAGAATTAACTCCCCCAGGATGTAAAATGAATCGTCTGGGTGAACTTGCCTATATTCCCCAGTTGGACGAAGTAACTCTGCAGGAGGAAAAAGATTTTGCACTTGTAGGCAAGCTAGGTGTTGAGCAATTAAATATACAGACTATGAGCGGTGGTGAAGAAACAAGGCTTAAAATAGCACAGGCCTTATCGGCACAGGTTCATGGTATTTTAGCGGATGAACCTACGAGCCATTTAGACCGTGAAGGAATTGATTTTCTAATAGGACAGCTAAAATATTTTACAGGTGCACTGTTAGTTATTAGCCATGACCGCTATTTTCTTGATGAAATAGTAGATAAAATATGGGAACTGAAAGATGGCAAAATCACTGAGTATTGGGGAAACTATTCTGATTATCTTCGTCAGAAAGAGGAAGAACGTAAGAGCCAAGCTGCAGAATACGAACAATTTATTGCGGAACGTGCCCGATTGGAAAGGGCTGCGGAGGAAAAGCGAAAACAGGCTCGTAAAATAGAACAGAAGGCAAAAGGTTCTTCAAAGAAAAAAAGTACTGAAGACGGAGGGCGTTTAGCTCATCAAAAATCAATAGGAAGTAAGGAAAAAAAGATGTATAATGCTGCTAAAACCCTAGAGCACAGGATTGCGGCCTTAGGAAAAGTAGAAGCTCCGGAAGGCATTCGCAGAATTCGTTTCAGGCAAAGTAAAGCATTGGAGCTCCATAATCCATACCCTATAGTCGGTGCAGAAATTAATAAAGTATTTGGGGATAAGGCTCTGTTTGAAAATGCATCTTTTCAAATTCCGTTAGGAGCAAAAGTGGCGTTAACTGGTGGTAATGGAATCGGAAAAACAACTTTAATCCAAATGATCTTAAACCATGAAGAAGGAATTTCTATTTCGCCTAAGGCAAAAATAGGTTACTTTGCACAGAATGGTTACAAGTACAACAGTAATCAGAATGTTATGGAGTTTATGCAGAAGGATTGTGACTACAATATATCAGAAATTCGTTCAGTGCTAGCATCTATGGGGTTCAAACAGAACGATATTGGAAAAAGTTTATCTGTTTTAAGCGGTGGAGAAATTATAAAATTGTTGCTTGCTAAAATGCTCATGGGTAGATATAACATCCTAATAATGGATGAACCCAGTAACTTCCTTGACATACCAAGTTTAGAGGCTTTGGAAATACTAATGAAGGAGTACACCGGAACTATCGTGTTTATCACCCACGATAAACGATTACTCGAAAATGTAGCAGATGTAGTTTATGAAATTAGAGATAAGAAAATAAATCTGAAACATTAA
- a CDS encoding alpha/beta fold hydrolase, with product MKFHEFGDKDLPPILLIHGGGSSWWNYLRQARILSEKYRVILPTLNGHGEEYQLDYVSTEDSALEILDFIKENYGGKVFAIGGVSLGGQIAMELLSLDGDIAEKVIIDGSLCIPQPKLAKISIFLVRLFGKLMFSKFSCKLQLGMMDKIYPKLAYPDELKAYYLEDLPRTPIKTLVTIYNTYMGRYKLKDTISDSKAQVLYIYGEKELNCVKASSKLFQQLHPNTILYEAKGYNHGYLSAYLPQEWIDLVEPFLKRESLEMCIESDI from the coding sequence ATGAAATTCCATGAATTTGGGGATAAGGATTTGCCTCCTATCCTTCTCATACACGGTGGCGGTAGCTCTTGGTGGAACTATCTTCGTCAAGCTCGAATCTTGTCGGAGAAATACCGTGTTATTTTACCTACTTTGAATGGTCACGGCGAAGAATATCAACTCGATTATGTTTCTACTGAAGATTCTGCCTTGGAAATCTTGGACTTTATCAAAGAGAATTATGGGGGGAAGGTGTTTGCGATTGGTGGTGTTTCACTTGGTGGCCAAATTGCTATGGAGCTTTTGTCTTTAGACGGCGATATAGCAGAGAAAGTCATCATAGACGGTAGCCTCTGTATTCCTCAACCAAAGTTGGCTAAAATCAGCATCTTTCTAGTACGTTTATTTGGTAAACTGATGTTTAGTAAATTCTCATGTAAACTCCAATTAGGCATGATGGACAAAATCTATCCTAAACTCGCTTATCCAGATGAACTAAAAGCTTATTATTTAGAGGATCTGCCAAGGACGCCTATCAAAACATTAGTGACTATTTACAATACCTATATGGGGCGTTACAAACTGAAGGATACGATTTCTGATAGCAAGGCGCAGGTTCTGTATATTTATGGTGAAAAAGAATTGAACTGTGTGAAAGCATCGTCTAAATTATTTCAGCAACTGCATCCAAATACGATTTTATATGAAGCAAAGGGTTATAATCATGGCTATTTGTCAGCTTATCTGCCTCAAGAGTGGATTGATTTGGTTGAGCCATTTTTAAAGCGCGAATCATTGGAAATGTGTATTGAATCTGATATATAA
- a CDS encoding phosphoribosylanthranilate isomerase, whose translation MSLLFEEFKTICFHLNRVGITPTLMGSLGFEFRTKENWGPSDIDIHVPGDPRGWEAPDHLRIYDWDKIMKVMKDLGYVLIDIHEHEFQKDGLSVEFGSIDSLPDFARVSELDIELIHLDDITFRLPSLEQFLSIYKASSQDSYRNEQNNNKDFKKIEWLERHL comes from the coding sequence ATGAGTCTCTTATTTGAAGAATTTAAAACCATTTGTTTCCATTTAAATCGAGTCGGAATTACACCGACACTGATGGGCTCTTTGGGATTTGAGTTTAGAACGAAAGAAAATTGGGGGCCGTCTGACATTGACATTCATGTACCTGGTGACCCTAGAGGTTGGGAAGCACCTGATCATCTCAGAATTTATGACTGGGACAAGATAATGAAAGTGATGAAAGACTTAGGCTACGTCTTAATAGATATTCATGAGCATGAATTCCAAAAGGATGGTCTGAGCGTTGAATTCGGAAGTATTGATTCTTTACCTGATTTTGCAAGAGTTTCGGAATTGGATATAGAGCTGATTCATCTCGATGACATCACTTTTCGTCTTCCAAGCTTGGAACAGTTTTTAAGTATTTACAAGGCTTCTTCCCAAGATTCTTATCGAAATGAACAAAATAACAATAAGGATTTTAAAAAGATCGAGTGGCTGGAAAGACATTTGTAA
- a CDS encoding CPBP family intramembrane glutamic endopeptidase, producing the protein MTEIDKKNLKNYLYCTFGITYITWGLLAIITQSHILGLETIIGRTLHIVGALGPAIASGFYLKSNNIKFKHFVFNKRKNSSIYFIIHLLAILILFSVSSLELNGVSIYLMPLFFIQLIFFGGGHEELGWRGILQPLLDKKYTYWQSNLIVGSIWGIWHLPLWLIVGESHKGFPFILFFIYTLFLSFVLGLLYRQTKSVGYCLLFHAFANLLNLYFVLKINLSFIIIFIAYLIYTILASNRISKEKNLYPK; encoded by the coding sequence ATGACAGAAATTGATAAAAAGAATTTAAAAAATTATCTTTATTGTACATTTGGAATTACTTATATAACATGGGGGCTTCTCGCCATAATTACGCAATCTCATATTTTGGGATTAGAAACGATTATAGGGAGAACACTACATATAGTAGGCGCACTTGGTCCAGCTATTGCAAGTGGTTTTTATTTGAAAAGTAATAATATAAAATTTAAACATTTTGTATTTAATAAAAGAAAAAATAGTAGTATTTATTTCATTATTCATTTGTTAGCAATTTTGATACTATTCTCAGTATCTTCCTTAGAATTAAACGGAGTATCAATTTATCTAATGCCGCTATTCTTTATACAATTAATTTTTTTTGGTGGTGGACATGAAGAATTAGGATGGAGAGGTATATTACAACCGTTACTTGATAAAAAATATACTTATTGGCAATCTAATTTGATTGTAGGATCAATTTGGGGGATTTGGCATCTGCCTTTATGGCTTATAGTTGGAGAAAGCCATAAAGGATTTCCTTTTATTTTATTTTTTATATATACATTATTTTTAAGTTTCGTTTTAGGGCTTCTTTATCGTCAAACGAAATCTGTAGGGTACTGTCTATTATTTCATGCGTTCGCAAATTTGTTAAATCTCTATTTTGTGTTGAAGATTAATCTTTCTTTTATTATCATTTTTATTGCTTATTTAATTTATACAATATTGGCGAGTAATAGAATTAGTAAGGAAAAGAATTTGTATCCAAAATAA
- a CDS encoding TfoX/Sxy family protein yields MASSKEYLDFILEQLSELEEISYRAMMGEYIIYYRGKIMGGIYDDRFLVKPVKSAISYMPNVEYELPYEGAKEMLLVDDVDNKEYLTGLFNSMYDELPAPKPKKKK; encoded by the coding sequence ATGGCTTCAAGTAAAGAATATTTAGATTTCATTTTAGAACAATTGTCCGAGTTGGAAGAAATATCATATAGAGCAATGATGGGTGAATATATAATTTATTATCGAGGGAAAATCATGGGTGGAATTTATGATGATAGATTTTTAGTGAAGCCTGTCAAATCTGCAATATCGTATATGCCGAATGTAGAATACGAATTGCCGTATGAAGGTGCAAAGGAAATGCTATTGGTAGATGATGTTGACAACAAAGAATATTTAACTGGCTTATTTAATTCAATGTATGATGAGTTACCTGCACCAAAACCAAAGAAGAAGAAATAA
- the mef(A) gene encoding macrolide efflux MFS transporter Mef(A), with translation MEKYNNWKRKFYAIWAGQAVSLITSAILQMAIIFYLTEKTGSAMVLSMASLVGFLPYAILGPAIGVLVDRHDRKKIMIGADLIIAAAGAVLAIVAFCMELPVWMIMIVLFIRSIGTAFHTPALNAVTPLLVPEEQLTKCAGYSQSLQSISYIVSPAVAALLYSVWDLNAIIAIDVLGAVIASITVAIVRIPKLGNQVQSLEPNFIREMKEGVVVLRQNKGLFALLLLGTLYTFVYMPINALFPLISMEHFNGTPVHISITEISFAFGMLAGGLLLGRLGGFEKHVLLITSSFFIMGTSLAVSGILPPNGFVIFVVCCAIMGLSVPFYSGVQTALFQEKIKPEYLGRVFSLIGSIMSLAMPIGLILSGFFADKIGVNHWFLLSGILIIGIAIVCQMITEVRKLDLK, from the coding sequence ATGGAAAAATACAACAATTGGAAACGAAAATTTTATGCAATATGGGCAGGGCAAGCAGTATCATTAATCACTAGTGCCATCCTGCAAATGGCGATTATTTTTTACCTTACAGAAAAAACAGGATCTGCGATGGTCTTGTCTATGGCTTCATTAGTAGGTTTTTTACCCTATGCGATTTTGGGACCTGCCATTGGTGTGCTAGTGGATCGTCATGATAGGAAGAAGATAATGATTGGTGCCGATTTAATTATCGCAGCAGCTGGTGCAGTGCTTGCTATTGTTGCATTCTGTATGGAGCTACCTGTCTGGATGATTATGATAGTATTGTTTATCCGTAGCATTGGAACAGCTTTTCATACCCCAGCACTCAATGCGGTTACACCACTTTTAGTACCAGAAGAACAGCTAACGAAATGCGCAGGCTATAGTCAGTCTTTGCAGTCTATAAGCTATATTGTTAGTCCGGCAGTTGCAGCACTCTTATACTCCGTTTGGGATTTAAATGCTATTATTGCCATCGACGTATTGGGTGCTGTGATTGCATCTATTACGGTAGCAATTGTACGTATACCTAAGCTGGGTAATCAAGTGCAAAGTTTAGAACCAAATTTCATAAGGGAGATGAAAGAAGGAGTTGTGGTTCTGAGACAAAACAAAGGATTGTTTGCCTTATTACTCTTAGGAACACTATATACTTTTGTTTATATGCCAATCAATGCACTATTTCCTTTAATAAGCATGGAACACTTTAATGGAACGCCTGTGCATATTTCTATTACGGAAATTTCCTTTGCATTTGGGATGCTAGCAGGAGGCTTATTATTAGGAAGATTAGGGGGCTTCGAAAAGCATGTATTACTAATAACAAGTTCATTTTTTATAATGGGGACCAGTTTAGCCGTTTCGGGAATACTTCCTCCAAATGGATTTGTAATATTCGTAGTTTGCTGTGCAATAATGGGGCTTTCGGTGCCATTTTATAGCGGTGTGCAAACAGCTCTTTTTCAGGAGAAAATTAAGCCTGAATATTTAGGACGTGTATTTTCTTTGATCGGAAGTATCATGTCACTTGCTATGCCAATTGGGTTAATTCTTTCTGGATTCTTTGCTGATAAAATCGGTGTAAATCATTGGTTTTTACTATCAGGTATTTTAATTATTGGCATTGCTATAGTTTGCCAAATGATAACTGAGGTTAGAAAATTAGATTTAAAATAA
- the rlmD gene encoding 23S rRNA (uracil(1939)-C(5))-methyltransferase RlmD codes for MLKKNDIVEVEIVDLTHEGAGVAKVDGLVFFVENALPTEKILMRVLKVNKKVGFGKVEEYLLQSPHRNQDLDLAYLRSGIADLGHLAYPEQLKFKTKQVKDSLYKIASITDVEVADTLGMEHPIKYRNKAQVPVRRVNGVLETGFFRKNSHDLMPLEDFYIQDPVIDQVILALRDLLRRYDLKPYDEKEHSGLIRNLVVRRGHHSGQIMVILVTTRPKIFRVEQLIEQVIKQFPEIVSVMQNINDQNTNAIFGKEWRTLYGQDYITDQMLGNDFQISGPAFYQVNTEMAEKLYQTAIDFAELKEDDVVIDAYSGIGTIGLSVAKHVKEVYGVEVIPEAVENSQKNAELNGITNAHYVCEAAENAMKNWLKEGVQPTAILVDPPRKGLTESFIKASAQTGADRIAYISCNVATMARDIKLYQELGYELKKVQPVDLFPQTHHVECVALLVKT; via the coding sequence ATGTTAAAGAAAAATGATATTGTAGAAGTAGAGATTGTCGATTTGACACATGAAGGAGCAGGAGTTGCCAAGGTAGATGGCTTGGTCTTTTTTGTTGAGAATGCTCTACCGACTGAGAAAATCCTCATGCGTGTCCTTAAAGTTAATAAAAAGGTTGGTTTTGGTAAGGTCGAGGAATACCTTCTTCAATCTCCACATCGTAATCAAGACTTAGATTTGGCTTACCTGCGTTCAGGGATTGCAGACCTAGGTCATCTAGCTTATCCAGAGCAACTCAAGTTCAAAACGAAGCAAGTAAAAGACAGCCTATACAAGATTGCTAGTATCACGGATGTAGAGGTTGCTGATACTCTTGGTATGGAACATCCGATTAAGTACCGTAACAAGGCTCAGGTACCTGTTCGCCGAGTAAATGGTGTTCTAGAAACTGGTTTCTTCCGTAAGAATTCTCACGACCTTATGCCCTTGGAAGATTTTTATATCCAGGATCCAGTCATTGACCAGGTTATTCTTGCACTACGTGATTTGCTTCGTCGCTATGACTTAAAACCCTATGATGAAAAGGAACATTCTGGCTTGATTCGTAACCTTGTTGTACGTCGTGGCCATCATTCAGGTCAAATTATGGTTATCTTGGTGACAACTCGTCCTAAAATTTTCCGAGTTGAACAGTTGATTGAACAAGTCATCAAGCAGTTCCCAGAGATTGTGTCTGTCATGCAGAACATCAATGACCAAAACACCAATGCGATTTTCGGGAAAGAATGGCGTACACTTTATGGTCAAGATTACATTACCGACCAAATGTTGGGCAATGATTTCCAAATCTCTGGACCAGCCTTTTACCAGGTCAATACAGAAATGGCGGAGAAACTCTATCAAACAGCCATTGACTTTGCGGAGTTAAAAGAAGATGATGTGGTGATCGATGCCTATTCAGGAATAGGGACTATCGGCTTATCTGTCGCTAAGCATGTCAAGGAAGTCTATGGCGTAGAGGTTATCCCAGAAGCAGTAGAAAATAGCCAGAAGAATGCAGAATTGAACGGCATCACCAATGCCCACTATGTCTGTGAAGCTGCTGAAAATGCCATGAAGAATTGGCTCAAGGAAGGCGTTCAACCAACTGCTATCCTAGTCGATCCACCACGCAAGGGATTGACCGAAAGCTTCATCAAAGCAAGCGCCCAAACAGGCGCTGACCGCATCGCCTATATCTCCTGTAATGTCGCCACCATGGCGCGTGATATCAAACTCTATCAAGAGTTGGGTTATGAATTGAAGAAAGTCCAGCCTGTGGATTTATTTCCGCAGACGCACCACGTGGAGTGTGTTGCTCTGCTCGTAAAAACCTAG
- a CDS encoding ADP-ribosylglycohydrolase family protein — MLGAIVGDIVGSVYEWDNIKTKNFPLFREDCFFTDDTVMTCAVAEAIMNGGQKDDFIDAMKKYGRMYPDAGYGARFGNWIDGDDREPYNSFGNGSAMRVSPCAWAMDCSFCARTGAWPSRRALARLSAEVTHNHPEGVKGAMATSDAIFMCRYYFGGYSGDYGKPINDNPTECKRLIKEHIEQEYGYNLSQTLDEIRPTYRFNETCQDTVPQAIVAFLESTDFEDAIRNAISLGGDSDTLAAITGSIAEAAYGIPDWIKKKAYTYLDEPLKDVLRRWEREVG; from the coding sequence ATGCTAGGAGCAATAGTTGGAGATATTGTAGGTTCTGTTTATGAATGGGACAATATAAAAACGAAGAACTTTCCTTTATTTCGTGAGGACTGCTTTTTCACAGATGATACGGTTATGACCTGTGCCGTTGCTGAAGCCATTATGAATGGCGGTCAGAAGGATGACTTTATTGATGCCATGAAAAAATATGGTAGGATGTATCCCGATGCAGGTTACGGTGCAAGATTTGGCAATTGGATTGATGGCGACGATCGAGAACCTTATAATAGCTTCGGCAATGGCTCAGCAATGCGTGTTTCTCCATGTGCCTGGGCCATGGATTGTAGTTTTTGTGCACGAACGGGAGCCTGGCCGTCCAGAAGAGCTCTTGCACGACTTTCTGCAGAGGTGACTCATAACCATCCAGAGGGGGTCAAGGGAGCTATGGCGACGTCTGATGCTATCTTTATGTGTCGTTATTACTTTGGAGGTTACAGTGGCGACTATGGAAAACCGATCAACGATAATCCTACAGAGTGTAAGAGACTCATCAAGGAACACATAGAACAAGAGTATGGATATAATCTTTCTCAAACACTAGATGAAATTCGTCCTACTTATCGTTTCAATGAAACGTGTCAGGATACCGTTCCTCAGGCCATCGTTGCCTTTCTAGAAAGTACAGATTTTGAAGATGCGATTCGAAATGCGATTTCTCTTGGTGGGGACAGTGATACTCTTGCTGCTATCACAGGAAGTATAGCCGAAGCAGCTTATGGTATTCCTGATTGGATTAAGAAAAAAGCCTATACCTATCTAGATGAGCCTTTAAAGGATGTCCTCAGACGATGGGAAAGGGAAGTTGGCTGA
- a CDS encoding nucleotidyltransferase yields MRYSEEALQSWIKPLSATEETRVENTIGMIKDAIERSGLSSKYEYEIFAQGSYANNTNVKKNSDIDICIMVKSLFYCEYVDGLSDLDYNYSSSSTNANVFKNEVIKALISKFGAESVSIGNKCININSNSYHVNADVVPCFQYRNYRYIGSRSSEKFVEGIKFFTSNGNYEVINYPKVHIQNGISKNKSTHYKYKYLVRIMKHIKNEMQELGLTNERISSYLIECLVWNIPEQMFFNSNSYTGLLQQALYYIVSQVNLNWVEVSGMYYLFRSEQKWNLQDTKTFLVRMIEFLDYK; encoded by the coding sequence ATGAGATATTCTGAAGAAGCATTACAATCATGGATTAAGCCGTTATCTGCCACTGAAGAAACACGGGTTGAAAATACTATTGGAATGATTAAAGATGCAATAGAAAGGAGTGGGCTCTCTTCAAAGTATGAATATGAAATTTTTGCCCAAGGTTCTTATGCAAATAATACGAATGTAAAGAAAAATAGCGACATTGATATCTGTATCATGGTGAAATCTTTATTTTATTGTGAGTATGTAGATGGGTTATCGGACCTAGACTATAATTACTCTAGTAGCAGCACCAATGCTAATGTATTTAAAAACGAAGTGATTAAAGCGTTAATTTCAAAATTTGGTGCAGAATCAGTTTCTATTGGCAATAAGTGTATCAATATTAATTCTAACTCATATCACGTAAATGCAGATGTAGTCCCATGTTTTCAATATCGAAATTATAGATATATTGGTAGCAGGTCATCTGAAAAATTTGTTGAAGGCATCAAATTTTTTACCTCAAACGGAAATTATGAAGTAATTAATTATCCTAAAGTTCATATACAAAATGGTATCTCTAAGAATAAATCTACTCACTATAAATATAAATATTTAGTTAGGATTATGAAGCATATTAAGAACGAGATGCAGGAGCTAGGATTGACAAACGAACGCATTTCTTCATATTTGATAGAATGTTTGGTCTGGAATATACCTGAACAGATGTTTTTCAATAGTAATAGCTACACAGGGTTGTTACAGCAAGCGTTATATTACATAGTGTCTCAAGTGAATTTAAATTGGGTTGAAGTAAGTGGAATGTATTACCTTTTTCGTTCAGAGCAGAAATGGAATTTACAGGATACAAAAACTTTTTTAGTTAGAATGATTGAATTTTTGGATTATAAATAA